The Zygosaccharomyces rouxii strain CBS732 chromosome G complete sequence genome contains a region encoding:
- a CDS encoding uncharacterized protein (some similarities with uniprot|P39935 Saccharomyces cerevisiae YGR162W TIF4631 also called eIF4 (eIF-4) gamma mRNA cap-binding protein (eIF-4F) 150K subunit highly homologous to Tif4632p homologs of mammalian p220), with translation MSDELKSQSSQASVPDQQQQQQQSGTGFEQTPPPQHQQQHHQSHPYHYHGGNNNYSQRGGRNGHHNNNRQGQQRGGRYGSSKYNSYSNNSGQYNRYNNGVGNGNRNYNGGYKSHRGSMNPSAAATAMNMQWPGYYNSPPIYYVPPQLVPTADAAAAAAAGSSPAPGGPSTDVSSSSSPTSSVSGASTPQPKKIEITTKTGQHLDLSALHNQQSGITTPPNNSSNNTAASNSNDNDNDASNNKGEPSNSSDSTPQPAGKKDENPSQEKDASKEDAEKTKREFLEQIKLRKQAMERKKQEEALKKQEEALKKQEEENRAKQPAPAPAPAPAPAPQVSSEDKPAKETSKEAEEPPKDTATSASSAAPVPAPAPSSPVTPASSTDNGSDAAAATVPSSSEQEQQQQQEVPAQQPKSGTYAAKLAVIKQQKAQEAAAKAESEKPEQPVEQPAEQVQKTEEQPQQKAEETQEEQTQEAPAPEEQETTQPSVNPPAGAAPEPSSENLAGEDVNSAPAGSAAAEEATPSTAGTAAPDAAENEESGADDSTVGTMSQLLERLKTADPIEDVYSFEYPENVERPDPKYKSIKRKYTYGPTFLLQFKDKVRAKPDEEWVQQSISKIVITPAMMKLGKPRDAGGFGGGPGGRGGDFRKSASLRNMEGRSNSRSSSKKKSKRMMDDRKSNRPYTSRRDRERTSEREAEEQRKEDEKAKEEVKPLIPSANRWVPKSKLKKAAEKKLAPDGVTELLEKEDAERKMKSLLNKLTLEMFDQISSQILQIADQSKWEKQGETLKVVIEQVFHKACDEPHWSSMYAQLCGKVVKELNPEIADETNEGKTGPKLVLHYLVARCHEEFEKGWTDKLPTKEDGSPLEPEMMSDEYYKLAAAKRRGLGLVRFIGFLYRLNLLTGKMMFECFRRLMKDLNNAPSEETLESVVELLNTVGEQFETDSFSAGQATLEGSALLDSLFATLQDIIDESKISSRMKFKLIDIRELREDKNWDSNKKQDGPKTIQQIHEEEKERLMKNNNSRSNSRRVNNSMGGRSSSRRENPSMSKDSFISTRSASLRHPQKSSQKEEPRKPEKSATNMFSALMDSNEDEE, from the coding sequence ATGtctgatgaattgaaatcgCAGTCTTCTCAAGCATCGGTTCCTGatcaacagcagcaacagcagcaatCTGGAACTGGCTTTGAACAGACTCCGCCACCACAACATCAGCAGCAACATCACCAATCACATCCATATCATTACCATGGTGGGAATAATAACTATTCACAACGAGGTGGTAGAAATGGACATCACAACAATAATAGACAAGGCCAGCAAAGAGGTGGAAGATATGGATCCAGTAAATATAATTCTTATTCCAACAATTCAGGTCAATACAACAGATACAATAATGGTGTAGGAAATGGCAATAGAAACTATAACGGTGGTTATAAATCTCACAGAGGTTCCATGAATCCTTCTGCTGCCGCTACAGCAATGAATATGCAATGGCCAGGTTATTACAACAGTCCTCCAATCTATTACGTTCCACCACAATTAGTACCTACAGCTGATGCTGCCGCTGCCGCTGCTGCTGGTTCTAGTCCAGCTCCTGGTGGCCCTTCAACAGAtgtatcttcttcaagtTCACCCACTTCTTCAGTCTCTGGTGCTTCTACACCTCAACCTAAGAAGATAGAAATTACAACTAAGACTGGTCaacatttggatttgagTGCCCTTCACAATCAACAATCAGGTATTACAACACCACCAAACAATAGTAGTAACAACACTGCTGCcagtaatagtaatgataatgataatgatgcCAGTAATAATAAGGGAGAGCCATCTAATTCATCAGATAGCACGCCACAACCGGCTGggaagaaagatgaaaatcCATCCCAAGAGAAAGATGCTAGTAAAGAAGACGCAGAGAAGACtaaaagagaatttttagaaCAGATTAAACTTCGTAAACAAGCTATGGAGAGGAAGAAGCAGGAAGAGgctttgaagaaacaagaagaagctttgaagaaacaagaagaagagaataGGGCTAAACAGCCTGCTCCCGCACCCGCTCCTGCTCCTGCTCCTGCTCCTCAAGTGTCTTCTGAGGACAAGCCCGCAAAGGAAACTTCTAAGGAGGCAGAGGAACCACCTAAAGATACCGCGACTTCCGCTTCCTCTGCTGCACCTGTACCTGCACCTGCACCTTCATCTCCTGTTACTCCTGCTTCGTCCACTGATAATGGATCCGATGCTGCTGCAGCCACTGTTCCTAGCTCCAgtgaacaagaacaacagcaacaacaagaagtACCAGCTCAACAACCTAAAAGTGGTACATATGCTGCAAAACTTGCTGTGATAAAACAACAAAAGGCACAGGAGGCCGCTGCTAAAGCTGAGAGTGAGAAACCGGAACAACCAGTGGAACAACCAGCTGAACAAGTGCAAAAGACTGAAgaacaaccacaacaaaaAGCTGAGGAAACTCAGGAAGAGCAGACTCAAGAGGCACCAGCACCTGAAGAGCAAGAAACTACACAGCCGTCCGTTAATCCTCCAGCTGGTGCTGCCCCAGAGCCATCATCTGAAAACCTTGCTGGTGAAGATGTTAACTCAGCGCCAGCCGGTAGCGCTGCTGCAGAAGAGGCCACACCATCTACTGCTGGTACGGCTGCTCCTGATGCTGCTGAAAATGAAGAGAGTGGTGCTGACGATTCTACTGTGGGTACCATGTCACAGTTATTGGAAAGGCTAAAAACTGCCGATCCTATCGAGGACGTTTACTCTTTTGAATATCCTGAAAATGTGGAGCGTCCAGATCCTAAATACAAGAGTATCAAGAGAAAATACACCTATGGCCCTACTTTCCTACTCCAATTTAAGGATAAGGTCAGAGCTAAGCCTGATGAAGAATGGGTGCAACAATCAATTTCTAAGATTGTCATAACACCTGCCATGATGAAATTGGGTAAACCAAGAGATGCTGGTGGCTTCGGAGGTGGACCCGGTGGTCGTGGTGGTGATTTCAGAAAGAGTGCTTCTTTGAGAAACATGGAAGGCAGATCTAACTCCAGAAGTTCATCTAAGAAGAAGTCTAAGAGAATGATGGATGACAGAAAGTCTAACAGACCTTACACTTCTAGAAGAGACAGAGAAAGGACTTCTGAAAGGGAAGCCGAGGAACAAAGAAAGGAAGATGAGAAAGCAAAGGAAGAAGTTAAACCATTGATTCCTAGTGCTAATAGATGGGTTCCAAAGtctaaattgaagaaagccgctgaaaagaaattggcaCCTGATGGAGTTACTGAACTActtgaaaaggaagatgctgaaagaaagatgaagtcattattgaacaaattgacaTTAGAAATGTTTGACCAAATTTCATCTcaaattttacaaattgCCGATCAATCTAAGTGGGAAAAGCAAGGTGAAACTCTGAAGGTTGTCATTGAACAGGTTTTCCATAAGGCATGTGATGAACCTCACTGGTCATCTATGTATGCACAATTGTGTGGTAAGGTTGTTAAGGAATTGAATCCAGAGATTGCAGATGAAACTAATGAAGGTAAGACAGGTCCAAAATTGGTCTTACACTATTTGGTTGCAAGATGTCATGAAGAATTCGAGAAAGGTTGGACTGATAAATTACCTACGAAGGAAGACGGTTCACCTTTAGAACCTGAAATGATGTCTGACGAATATTACAAATTGGCCGCTGCCAAGAGAAGAGGTCTTGGTTTGGTGCGTTTCATTGGTTTCTTGTACCGTTTGAACTTATTGACAGGTAAGATGATGTTTGAATGTTTCCGTAGACTAATGAAGGATCTAAACAATGCACCAAGTGAGGAAACTTTAGAATCTGTGGTAGAATTGTTGAACACTGTGGGTGAACAATTCGAAACTGACAGTTTCAGTGCTGGTCAAGCTACATTGGAAGGTTCTGCTCTACTGGATAGCTTGTTTGCTACCTTGCAAGATATCATTGATGAGTCTAAGATTTCTAGTAGAATGAAGttcaaattgattgatATCAGAGAATTGAGAGAAGATAAGAATTGGGACAGCAACAAGAAGCAGGATGGTCCAAAGACTATTCAACAGATCCACgaagaagagaaggaaCGTCTAATGAAGAATAACAACTCAAGATCTAATTCTAGACGTGTGAACAACTCTATGGGTGGTAGATCTTCCTCAAGAAGGGAGAATCCATCTATGTCAAAGGATAGTTTCATTTCTACTAGATCCGCATCTTTGAGACATCCACAAAAATCCTCTcaaaaggaagaaccaCGCAAACCTGAAAAATCCGCAACTAACATGTTCAGTGCCCTGATGGATTCCAATGAGGACGAAGAATAA
- a CDS encoding uncharacterized protein (conserved hypothetical protein), with protein sequence MCAAKRQFSSNESSESKKTKTDHKKKELIFNAFLMGSAGCQSMGIWKHPNDKSTQLYSNPEYWFELARILEKGKFNAVFFADVLGPYDVYKGPQNEGPVAKAGTQFPVSDPTYFIPLMAAVTKNLSFGVTMSTISEEPYHLARRLGTLDLLSNGRVGWNIVTSYLDSAARNLLNGELLPGNKERYEKAEEYVDVVYKLFLSSWQDGAVKLDRERGIFTDPNGLRHINHEGPHFKVPGPAFTQPGPQKIPVIIQAGTSTRGKELASRNAEIVFLGSLTPEASVGSVVEIKRIAKEKYNRDPSKIKFIALINVILGKTHEDAERKYEEYKSYGGDEDAKAMFSGWTGVDIDNFSDDEVLTDVDHVATASAVKKWQTAYPRVEKWTKKAIVDEIKISGYGSVAIGTPEEVADIFQKWIDIADIDGFNFAYTVLPQTYEEIVNDLFPVLRERGLAREDYPDTHNRSGILTFREQLFGDNFLDKSHPAYELNWRSDESRQSHEKRFPQALERLKGK encoded by the coding sequence ATGTGTGCCGCCAAGAGACAATTTTCTAGCAATGAATCATCCgaatcaaagaaaaccaAGACGGACcataagaagaaagaattgatatTCAATGCTTTCCTTATGGGTTCTGCCGGTTGTCAGTCCATGGGTATATGGAAACATCCAAATGACAAATCTACCCAATTGTACAGTAATCCAGAGTATTGGTTTGAATTAGCACGCATCTTGGAAAAAGGTAAATTTAATGCAGTTTTCTTTGCCGACGTCTTAGGTCCATATGACGTTTATAAAGGCCCACAAAATGAAGGACCTGTAGCTAAAGCTGGCACTCAATTCCCCGTATCAGATCCAACTTATTTTATACCATTGATGGCGGCTGTCACgaaaaatctttcttttggtGTAACTATGTCAACCATTAGTGAAGAGCCTTATCATCTGGCAAGAAGGTTGGGTACGCTTGACTTATTAAGTAATGGTAGAGTCGGTTGGAACATCGTTACTTCTTATTTGGACAGTGCAGCAAGGAATTTGCTAAACGGTGAATTGTTACCAGGTAACAAGGAGCGTTATGAGAAGGCCGAAGAGTACGTTGACGTTGTTTATAAATTGTTTCTTAGCTCTTGGCAAGATGGCGCTGTGAAGTTGGATAGGGAGAGGGGGATCTTTACGGATCCTAATGGTTTAAGACACATTAACCATGAAGGTCCGCATTTTAAGGTTCCTGGACCAGCATTTACCCAACCAGGTCCCCAAAAGATTCCTGTGATCATCCAAGCTGGGACTTCCACTAGAGGTAAAGAGCTTGCTTCGAGAAATGCAGAAATCGTATTTCTTGGATCTTTGACACCGGAAGCATCCGTTGGTTCAGTGGTAGAGATTAAAAGAATTGCCAAGGAGAAATACAACAGGGATCCATCAAAGATTAAATTTATTGCATTAATCAATGTGATATTGGGTAAAACTCATGAAGATGCGGAAAGAAAATATGAGGAATATAAAAGTTACGGTGGTGACGAAGATGCAAAGGCAATGTTTTCAGGATGGACTGGTGTTGATattgacaatttttcagatgatgaagtacTTACTGATGTTGATCATGTAGCCACTGCATCCGCCGTAAAGAAATGGCAAACTGCTTACCCTAGAGTGGAAAAATGGACAAAAAAAGCaattgttgatgaaattaagaTCAGTGGTTACGGATCTGTTGCCATCGGGACCCCAGAAGAAGTTGCAGATATTTTTCAGAAGTGGATCGATATAGCCGATATCGATGGATTTAATTTTGCCTATACTGTTTTGCCACAGACTTATGAGGAAATTGTGAATGATTTATTTCCTGTATTGCGTGAACGTGGATTGGCAAGAGAAGATTATCCAGACACTCATAATAGAAGTGGAATCCTAACCTTTAGGGAACAACTATTTGGCGATAATTTCCTAGACAAGAGTCACCCAGCttatgaattgaattggagATCCGATGAGAGTAGGCAAAGCCACGAGAAGCGTTTCCCACAGGCATTGGAAAGGCttaaaggaaaataa
- a CDS encoding Hsp20/alpha crystallin family protein (similar to uniprot|P15992 Saccharomyces cerevisiae YBR072W HSP26 Small heat shock protein with chaperone activity that is regulated by a heat induced transition from an inactive oligomeric (24-mer) complex to an active dimer induced by heat upon entry into stationary phase and during sporulation) — protein sequence MYYHIPPFLMFDVIGAEVNNLHKFLDNAGYQFYQRKHHMTNHDKPNCSTELNRKESSVHISDGQSSVRAKSEKTDLVPPVDLWESDTSYELNVIIPGVKDKESIEVEYHDEKRNRVVISGEIPSSHDGAAGSKIRIQESASGRFKREILFPEKPGVDADNIRAKYLNGILHLNIPKLAAVEPEDQVRKIEVISLD from the coding sequence ATGTATTACCACATTCCTCCATTCTTAATGTTCGATGTTATTGGCGCCGAAGTTAATAATTTGCataaatttcttgataatgCGGGATATCAATTCTACCAGCGCAAACACCATATGACAAACCACGATAAGCCGAATTGCTCAACTGAACTCAATCGGAAGGAGTCTAGTGTTCACATATCAGATGGACAGTCATCGGTACGAGCAAAATCCGAAAAAACGGATTTGGTGCCTCCAGTTGATCTGTGGGAAAGTGATACAAGTTATGAATTAAACGTTATTATACCTGGCGTCAAGGATAAAGAGAGCATTGAGGTGGAGTatcatgatgaaaagagGAATAGGGTCGTAATCTCCGGTGAAATACCATCTAGTCATGATGGAGCAGCTGGAAGCAAAATTAGAATTCAAGAGAGTGCTTCTGGCAGATTTAAGCGGGAAATCTTGTTTCCAGAGAAGCCGGGTGTGGATGCTGATAATATCAGAgccaaatatttgaacGGTATTCTGCATTTGAATATCCCAAAATTAGCAGCTGTCGAACCAGAGGATCAAGTTCGCAAAATTGAAGTTATTTCACTGGATTGA
- the RPT6 gene encoding proteasome regulatory particle base subunit RPT6 (highly similar to uniprot|Q01939 Saccharomyces cerevisiae YGL048C RPT6 One of six ATPases of the 19S regulatory particle of the 26S proteasome involved in the degradation of ubiquitinated substrates bound by ubiquitin-protein ligases Ubr1p and Ufd4p localized mainly to the nucleus throughout the cell cycle): MAAVVKNSNVSMNTYESGIKPYFEQKIQETEINIRAKTENLRRLEAQRNALNDKVRFIKDELRLLQEPGSYVGEVIKVVSDKKVLVKVQPEGKYIVDISKDINIKDLKPSQRVCLKSDSYTLHKILENKADPLVSLMMVEKVPDSTYDMLGGLTKQIKEIKEVIELPVKHPELFESLGITQPKGVILYGPPGTGKTLLARAVAHHTDCKFIRVSGAELVQKYIGEGSRMVRELFVMARENAPSIIFMDEIDSIGSSRVEGSGGGDSEVQRTMLELLNQLDGFETSKNIKIVMATNRLDILDPALLRPGRIDRKIEFPPPTVAARTEILRIHSRKMNLTRGINLRKIAEKMNGCSGADVKGVCTEAGMYALRERRIHVTQEDLELAVGKVMNRNQETAISSAKLFK, from the coding sequence ATGGCAGCCGTTGTTAAGAATTCCAATGTGTCTATGAACACTTATGAAAGTGGTATAAAGCCCTATTTTGAGCAAAAGATTCAGGAAACTGAAATAAACATACGGGCAAAGACTGAGAATTTACGTCGTTTGGAAGCTCAGAGGAATGCTCTGAATGATAAAGTACGTTTCATTAAGGATGAATTACGTCTATTGCAAGAACCAGGCTCCTACGTGGGAGAAGTGATAAAAGTTGTCAGTGATAAGAAAGTTTTGGTTAAAGTTCAACCAGAGGGTAAATACATTGTGGACATCTCAAAAGATATTAATATAAAGGATTTGAAACCATCACAAAGGGTATGTCTGAAGAGTGATTCTTATACTTTACacaaaattttagaaaatAAGGCAGATCCTCTGGTTTCATTAATGATGGTGGAAAAGGTACCTGATTCAACTTATGATATGCTCGGTGGGTTAACTAAACagattaaagaaattaaagaagtCATTGAGTTGCCTGTGAAACATCCAGAGTTGTTTGAAAGCTTGGGTATTACACAACCTAAGGGTGTAATTCTTTATGGCCCACCAGGTACTGGTAAGACCCTTTTGGCAAGAGCAGTCGCACATCATACCGATTGTAAATTTATCAGAGTCAGTGGTGCAGAATTAGTACAAAAATACATTGGTGAAGGTTCACGTATGGTTCGTGAATTATTCGTTATGGCAAGAGAAAATGCACCATCAATTATCTTtatggatgaaattgattctaTCGGTTCAAGTCGTGTGGAAGGCtcaggtggtggtgattcTGAAGTGCAAAGAACTATGTTAGAATTGCTCAACCAGCTGGACGGGTTTGAGACTTCCAAAAACATTAAGATCGTTATGGCAACAAATAGATTAGATATCCTTGATCCTGCATTGTTAAGACCAGGTAGAATTGACAGAAAGATCGAATTCCCACCTCCAACAGTTGCGGCAAGGACGGAAATTTTAAGAATCCATTCTCGTAAGATGAACTTAACTCGTGGTATCAACTTGAGGAAAATTGCAGAGAAGATGAACGGTTGTTCAGGTGCTGATGTTAAGGGTGTCTGTACTGAAGCGGGGATGTACGCCTTGAGAGAGAGAAGAATACACGTTACACAAGAAGATCTGGAATTAGCTGTCGGTAAGGTAATGAATAGAAACCAAGAAACCGCCATCTCATCTGCcaaattattcaaataa
- the ALG13 gene encoding N-acetylglucosaminyldiphosphodolichol N-acetylglucosaminyltransferase catalytic subunit ALG13 (similar to uniprot|P53178 Saccharomyces cerevisiae YGL047W), which produces MPIKTIFVTCGATVPFPQLVEAVLSPRIVEELLNLGFKRIIVQFGRNYRESFTQSINVDQSLPPSQTYLGFNGDPVHGFSQGSSGKLEIIGFEYSTRIQDVIQENADLVISHAGTGSILDSLRLGKPLIVCVNDTLMDNHQQEIADQFASSNHLWACLPRVDDVVQCLRRSQTERTEPFPSAYNRNFEKALEDLAYGTSN; this is translated from the coding sequence ATGCCTATAAAGACCATTTTCGTCACCTGTGGTGCTACTGTCCCATTTCCTCAATTGGTAGAGGCTGTACTGTCTCCCAGAATCGTTGAAGAATTGCTAAATCTTGGATTTAAGAGGATCATTGTACAGTTTGGTAGAAATTACCGAGAATCATTTACCCAGTCAATAAACGTTGACCaatcattaccaccatcgCAAACATATTTGGGGTTTAATGGCGATCCCGTCCACGGTTTTTCCCAAGGTTCTTCAGGGAAACTGGAAATCATAGGATTCGAATACTCTACGAGAATTCAAGATGTAATTCAAGAGAATGCTGATTTGGTCATCTCTCATGCTGGTACTGGATCTATCTTAGATTCATTGAGATTGGGAAAACCCTTGATAGTCTGTGTCAATGACACGTTGATGGATAATCatcaacaagaaattgctGATCAATTTGCATCATCAAACCACCTATGGGCATGTTTACCGAGAGTAGACGACGTCGTCCAATGTCTCAGAAGATCACAAACTGAAAGAACAGAACCGTTTCCATCTGCATACAacagaaattttgaaaaagcattggaagatttagCGTACGGAACATCTAACTAA